One genomic window of Coffea eugenioides isolate CCC68of chromosome 1, Ceug_1.0, whole genome shotgun sequence includes the following:
- the LOC113775004 gene encoding uncharacterized protein LOC113775004 isoform X2, which translates to MGKDAAAEQVPDDYYHYWLRWQVFVCALIFLLPALLSMILIIKSRSTTRTPPPPSQQQRGHRASTYRQLWLPCWTTLHPTWLLYYRALAFLTMTFFLYQIVRAFGFFIFFFYTQWTFALVAVYFALATIISAHGCWIHSKTPFAQSGDKDKLLKKNLEEESKNDEYVSSTSIMNQDDGGFIKCHAQVPIDQQPGFWGVLMQCIYYTCAGAVMLTDIVFWCLLLPFMSGEHFQLTMLMACMHSVNAVFLILDSTLNSLPFSWFGFVYFVLWSSSYVVFQWALHVCCITWWPYPFLDLSNAWAPIWYLALALVHVPCYGSYVLLAKGKDSIFSRMFPHAYLRLY; encoded by the exons ATGGGGAAGGATGCTGCTGCAGAACAAGTCCCAGACGACTACTATCACTACTGGCTCCGATGGCAAGTCTTCGTCTGTGCACTCATCTTCCTTCTCCCCGCCCTCCTCTCTATGATTCTCATCATCAAATCAAGATCAACTACAAGaacaccaccaccaccatcacAACAACAACGGGGACACCGCGCCTCCACTTATCGTCAACTCTGGCTCCCCTGCTGGACAACCCTCCATCCCACTTGGCTTCTTTACTATCGAGCCTTGGCCTTCCTTACCATGACTTTCTTCCTCTATCAGATCGTCCGAGCCTTTGGatttttcatcttcttcttctacaCCCA GTGGACTTTTGCATTGGTTGCTGTCTACTTTGCG CTGGCCACAATAATCTCTGCCCACGGATGCTGGATCCACTCAAAGACACCCTTTGCTCAGAGTGGAGATAAGGACAAGCTTCTTAAGAAGAACTTGGAGGAAGAATCTAAAAATGATGAATACGTCTCATCAACTTCCATCATGAATCAAGATGATGGAGGTTTCATCAAGTGTCACGCCCAAGTGCCCATTGACCAACAACCTGGCTTCTGGGGAGTTCTTATGCAATGCATATATTAC ACTTGTGCAGGTGCAGTCATGCTGACAGATATAGTTTTTTGGTGCCTTTTACTCCCATTTATGTCCGGTGAACATTTTCAACTCACCATG TTGATGGCATGCATGCACTCTGTAAATGCTGTCTTTCTCATCCTTGATTCTACTTTGAACAGCCTT CCATTTTCGTGGTTTGGCTTCGTATACTTTGTGCTTTGGAGTAGTTCTTATGTTGTTTTCCAGTGGGCTCTTCATGTATGTTGCATTACATG GTGGCCATATCCTTTCCTAGATCTGTCGAATGCATGGGCACCGATTTG GTACCTTGCATTGGCTTTGGTTCACGTTCCCTGCTACGGATCATACGTGCTGCTAGCTAAAGGAAAAGATTCCATATTTTCAAGAATGTTTCCCCACGCATACTTGAGGTTGTATTAG
- the LOC113779779 gene encoding uncharacterized protein LOC113779779, with the protein MSATAAVSLSFLIRTPVSSSPLPCSSNSIAIPPPPPSSSLTNSLPSFSAYDSFSPSFSSSTTTLATTARCIGVFHSPTAIPTPTTRTSRTSPSGGSSSRRRRRYSYFYYRRQRNPTFPLITTPSISPPPSPLVVMMEWQDCTVKMEIDVPTSVAYTCYSDREAIARWMPFISSVKILEDKPDLSRWSLEYKAFGLDIEFSWLARNMQPIPNQKIHWRSLDGLPNRGAVRFYPKGASSCNVEMTVSYEVPQLLIPVASALQPLLESLLVRGLERFAKFAKEYYSRNPTV; encoded by the exons ATGTCTGCGACCGCTGCTGTGTCCCTCTCCTTCTTAATCAGAACCCCCGTCTCGTCCTCCCCCCTCCCTTGCTCCTCTAATTCAATTGCCattccaccaccaccaccatcatCATCTTTGACCAACTCACTACCGTCTTTTTCTGCTTATGATTCTTTCTCACCCTCATTCTCCTCATCTACTACTACATTGGCCACCACCGCTAGATGCATTGGAGTTTTCCATTCCCCCACTGCAATTCCTACTCCTACTACTAGAACAAGTCGAACAAGTCCAAGTGGTGGTAGTAgtagtagaagaagaagaagatactCCTATTTTTACTACCGAAGGCAGAGGAATCCCACCTTTCCCCTCATCACCACACCTTCCATTTCGCCTCCTCCTTCCCCCCTCGTCGTCATGATGGAGTGGCAGGATTGCAC AGTTAAAATGGAAATAGACGTCCCAACTTCTGTCGCTTATACTTGTTATTCCGATCGCGAGGCTATTGCTCGATGGATGCCCTTCATTTCTTCAGTCAAG ATTCTGGAGGACAAGCCTGACCTATCTCGTTGGTCCCTCGAATACAAAGCATTTGGCCTCGATATTGAATTTTCTTGGCTTGCCAGAAACATGCAG CCAattccaaaccagaaaatccattGGAGATCTCTGGATGGTCTCCCTAACAG GGGAGCTGTCAGATTTTATCCTAAAGGTGCTTCATCATGTAATGTAGAA ATGACTGTCTCATATGAAGTCCCTCAGCTGTTGATTCCAGTGGCATCG GCTTTGcaacctcttcttgaaagtTTGCTGGTTCGTGGTTTAGAACGATTTGCAAAATTTGCTAAAGAATATTATTCTCGCAACCCAACTGTCTGA
- the LOC113752219 gene encoding tRNA:m(4)X modification enzyme TRM13 homolog produces MVDLKSERCQFRLPKKNRLCANAPLPNSSFCGNHTQRSNHQWIQCPLDPSHSVLQHNLENHLTRCPSLKQAQSLSLQPYYQKGINAGGGIDEDHTATASHMKRRAIYNKTVPEFCDLIRKIKSIHASLSDNTRIQDSFKIPQACAVWSTRRQIDRKLPFQGKHVLQQASILGNLEEFGLLRKSGVEDAVIDATTLDRSDVDVPAVVEFGAGRGYLTQLLADCYGIKKVLLVERKSYKLKADRSLRQIENLMLERLRIDIEDLNLNAVESLQGVPYLAIGKHLCGPATDMTLKCCILEQSAQNHADQLKASCFLRGLAIATCCHHLCQWKHYINKNYILNLGLTKEDFHAMTWLTSWAVDADHGSDIFVIDSSPNLCLNEKEEIGAELSQSGVGDVVRNMSAVERAVVGFMCKDIIDAGRLMWLKERGLHSQVVKYVPPGISPENHLLIARQGNGLYDDSVAVK; encoded by the exons atggtggATTTGAAGAGTGAGCGCTGCCAGTTTCGGCTCCCAAAGAAGAATAGACTCTGTGCCAATGCTCCTCTCCCTAATTCCTC TTTCTGCGGCAACCACACGCAAAGGTCCAATCACCAATGGATTCAATGCCCCCTTGACCCTTCTCA CTCCGTACTCCAGCATAATCTTGAAAATCACCTTACCAGATGCCCCTCCCTCAAACAAGCTCAGTCTCTCTCCCTCCAACCCTATTACCAAAAGGGCATCAATGCCGGCGGAGGCATCGATGAAGATCATACTGCTACTGCTTCACATATGAAGAGACGAGCTATCTACAACAAGACTGTCCCTGAATTCTGTGACTTGATCCGCAAAATCAAGAGCATTCATGCATCCCTCTCCGATAATACCCGCATTCAAGATTCTTTCAAGATTCCTCAAGCTTGTGCTGTTTGGTCTACTCGTAGACAAATCGATCG GAAGTTACCCTTCCAAGGGAAACATGTTTTGCAGCAGGCCTCCATCCTTGGTAACCTGGAAGAATTTGGACTGTTGCGCAAGTCTGGTGTAGAGGATGCTGTAATTGATGCGACGACTCTAGACCGCAGCGATGTTGATGTTCCTGCTGTCGTGGAATTTGGAGCTGGGAGGGGTTACCTGACCCAATTGCTTGCTGACTGCTACGGGATTAAAAAAGTGCTTTTGGTTGAGCGCAAGTCCTACAAGCTTAAG GCTGATCGAAGTTTGAGACAAATAGAGAACCTGATGTTGGAGCGCTTGAGGATCGATA TTGAAGATTTGAACTTGAATGCTGTCGAGTCTTTGCAAGGGGTTCCTTATTTGGCAATTGGTAAACATCTTTGTGGGCCGGCAACAG ATATGACGTTGAAGTGTTGCATATTGGAACAAAGTGCTCAAAATCATGCTGATCAGTTGAAAGCCAGTTGTTTCCTCAGAGGTCTCGCTATAGCTACGTGCTGTCATCATCTTTGTCAGTGGAAACACTACATAA ATAAGAACTACATATTGAATCTCGGTTTGACCAAGGAAGATTTCCATGCAATGACATGGCTTACTAGCTGGGCAGTTGATGCAGACCATGGATCAGACATTTTTGTCATTGACAGCTCGCCGAATCTATGTCTCAA tGAGAAGGAAGAGATTGGAGCAGAATTAAGTCAGTCTGGAGTGGGAGACGTTGTTAGGAATATGAGCGCTGTGGAGAGGGCAGTGGTGGGATTCATGTGTAAGGATATCATTGATGCTGGAAGATTGATGTGGCTCAAGGAGCGTGGATTACACTCTCAAGTTGTAAAGTATGTTCCACCCGGTATCTCTCCTGAAAACCATTTACTGATTGCTAGGCAGGGCAATGGATTATATGATGATTCTGTTGCTGTTAAATAA
- the LOC113775004 gene encoding uncharacterized protein LOC113775004 isoform X1, which yields MGKDAAAEQVPDDYYHYWLRWQVFVCALIFLLPALLSMILIIKSRSTTRTPPPPSQQQRGHRASTYRQLWLPCWTTLHPTWLLYYRALAFLTMTFFLYQIVRAFGFFIFFFYTQWTFALVAVYFALATIISAHGCWIHSKTPFAQSGDKDKLLKKNLEEESKNDEYVSSTSIMNQDDGGFIKCHAQVPIDQQPGFWGVLMQCIYYTCAGAVMLTDIVFWCLLLPFMSGEHFQLTMLMACMHSVNAVFLILDSTLNSLPFSWFGFVYFVLWSSSYVVFQWALHVCCITWWPYPFLDLSNAWAPIWYLALALVHVPCYGSYVLLAKGKDSIFSRMFPHAYLRISAEKKQKN from the exons ATGGGGAAGGATGCTGCTGCAGAACAAGTCCCAGACGACTACTATCACTACTGGCTCCGATGGCAAGTCTTCGTCTGTGCACTCATCTTCCTTCTCCCCGCCCTCCTCTCTATGATTCTCATCATCAAATCAAGATCAACTACAAGaacaccaccaccaccatcacAACAACAACGGGGACACCGCGCCTCCACTTATCGTCAACTCTGGCTCCCCTGCTGGACAACCCTCCATCCCACTTGGCTTCTTTACTATCGAGCCTTGGCCTTCCTTACCATGACTTTCTTCCTCTATCAGATCGTCCGAGCCTTTGGatttttcatcttcttcttctacaCCCA GTGGACTTTTGCATTGGTTGCTGTCTACTTTGCG CTGGCCACAATAATCTCTGCCCACGGATGCTGGATCCACTCAAAGACACCCTTTGCTCAGAGTGGAGATAAGGACAAGCTTCTTAAGAAGAACTTGGAGGAAGAATCTAAAAATGATGAATACGTCTCATCAACTTCCATCATGAATCAAGATGATGGAGGTTTCATCAAGTGTCACGCCCAAGTGCCCATTGACCAACAACCTGGCTTCTGGGGAGTTCTTATGCAATGCATATATTAC ACTTGTGCAGGTGCAGTCATGCTGACAGATATAGTTTTTTGGTGCCTTTTACTCCCATTTATGTCCGGTGAACATTTTCAACTCACCATG TTGATGGCATGCATGCACTCTGTAAATGCTGTCTTTCTCATCCTTGATTCTACTTTGAACAGCCTT CCATTTTCGTGGTTTGGCTTCGTATACTTTGTGCTTTGGAGTAGTTCTTATGTTGTTTTCCAGTGGGCTCTTCATGTATGTTGCATTACATG GTGGCCATATCCTTTCCTAGATCTGTCGAATGCATGGGCACCGATTTG GTACCTTGCATTGGCTTTGGTTCACGTTCCCTGCTACGGATCATACGTGCTGCTAGCTAAAGGAAAAGATTCCATATTTTCAAGAATGTTTCCCCACGCATACTTGAG GATTTCAGCtgagaagaagcaaaaaaatTAA